From the genome of Nitrospinota bacterium, one region includes:
- a CDS encoding nucleotidyltransferase domain-containing protein, with protein MTELNKLCSKYAVMRLEVFGSAATGEDFDPERSDFDFLVEFHRTETINAADQYFGLLEELEGVFHRHIDLVESKAMRNPYFIKGVNETRKLIYAA; from the coding sequence ATGACGGAGCTTAACAAGCTGTGCTCCAAATATGCCGTGATGCGGCTAGAAGTGTTTGGCTCCGCCGCCACAGGTGAGGATTTTGACCCGGAGAGAAGCGATTTTGACTTTCTGGTGGAGTTCCACAGGACAGAGACAATAAACGCCGCCGACCAGTATTTCGGCCTATTGGAAGAACTGGAAGGTGTTTTTCACCGGCATATTGATCTTGTGGAATCCAAGGCGATGCGTAATCCCTATTTCATAAAAGGGGTAAACGAAACCCGGAAGCTGATTTATGCGGCATAG
- a CDS encoding threonylcarbamoyl-AMP synthase, with protein sequence MKTLYLRGDAPEYRTLKEAAQIVLAGGVMVYPTDTIYGLGCGIFSKSAIERIAKAKLREGNKPFSFVCRDVAQISEFAFVSNWAYRLVNRLLPGPYTFILEARKTAIPKKMIGKRNTVGIRIPDSPVCNMLVEIIGHPIVSTSVNLAGGEPLNDPADLPAEISRFVDVVVSAGPLISEPSTVVDLTGSAPVTLRQGKGEIIW encoded by the coding sequence ATGAAAACGTTGTATCTGCGGGGCGACGCTCCTGAATACAGGACGCTCAAGGAAGCGGCCCAGATAGTGCTGGCCGGCGGGGTGATGGTGTATCCCACGGACACCATCTATGGCCTGGGGTGCGGCATTTTCTCCAAGTCCGCCATAGAGCGCATCGCAAAGGCCAAGCTTCGGGAGGGGAACAAGCCTTTCTCCTTCGTCTGCCGCGACGTGGCGCAGATCAGCGAGTTTGCCTTCGTGTCCAACTGGGCGTACCGGCTCGTAAACAGGCTGCTCCCCGGCCCGTACACCTTCATATTGGAGGCGCGCAAGACAGCCATCCCCAAAAAGATGATCGGCAAAAGGAACACAGTGGGGATCAGGATTCCGGACAGCCCGGTGTGCAACATGCTCGTGGAGATCATCGGCCATCCCATAGTCTCCACCTCCGTGAACCTGGCCGGTGGCGAGCCGCTCAACGATCCGGCGGACCTGCCCGCGGAAATAAGCCGCTTTGTGGACGTGGTCGTCTCCGCCGGGCCGCTGATATCCGAGCCTTCCACCGTGGTGGACCTTACCGGCTCCGCCCCGGTGACGCTGCGCCAGGGGAAAGGGGAGATAATCTGGTAG
- a CDS encoding DUF86 domain-containing protein — MRHSPAKFLFDAKQAASLISGFVAGKNLADYSANNLLRSGVERQLITIGEALSKLSRLSPDIAARISNYQKIVAFRNLAVHGYDLLDDETVWGIVKIHLPVLEKELEVLLKE; from the coding sequence ATGCGGCATAGTCCCGCAAAATTCCTGTTCGACGCAAAACAGGCCGCTTCCCTGATAAGCGGATTCGTGGCCGGAAAAAATCTCGCCGATTATTCGGCAAACAATCTTTTGCGCTCCGGCGTGGAGCGGCAATTGATAACAATCGGCGAGGCGTTGAGCAAACTTTCCCGGCTTTCACCGGATATCGCGGCGCGGATAAGCAATTACCAGAAGATCGTGGCTTTCCGGAACCTGGCCGTTCACGGATATGACCTTCTTGACGATGAAACGGTCTGGGGCATAGTTAAAATCCATTTGCCGGTTCTTGAAAAGGAGTTGGAAGTCCTTTTGAAAGAATAA
- the tsaD gene encoding tRNA (adenosine(37)-N6)-threonylcarbamoyltransferase complex transferase subunit TsaD yields the protein MENLLTLGIESSCDETAAAVASGRYSVLSSVVASQHDVHSKYGGVVPELACRRHSEVISPIVHEALERAGVSVNDIGLVAVTRGPGLVGALLVGVSYAKALAWARGIPLAGVNHLQGHVMSAFIEKPDTPLPMLALLVSGGHSELFMVERPGAVQRLGGTRDDAAGEVFDKVARMMDLGFPGGPAVERMARGGAAKFDIPIAHLHHGGEFDFSFSGPKTAVKNIVNKFQAKGEQVPAADICASFQKSVVEALAAKTKLAAERFNPGSLALVGGVACNGALRERFTKLGDSLGLPVIIPPPHLCSDNAAMTAAAGAGMYLDEPASPGWTDYLALDADPAWLP from the coding sequence ATGGAAAATCTTCTGACCCTGGGAATAGAGAGCTCCTGCGATGAGACGGCGGCGGCGGTGGCTAGCGGCAGGTACTCCGTGCTGTCGTCGGTGGTGGCGTCCCAGCATGACGTCCATTCCAAATACGGCGGAGTGGTGCCGGAGCTTGCCTGCAGGCGTCACTCCGAGGTCATCAGCCCCATCGTCCACGAGGCGCTCGAACGCGCTGGAGTGTCCGTCAACGATATCGGCCTTGTGGCGGTGACGCGTGGGCCGGGGCTTGTGGGGGCGCTTTTGGTGGGGGTCTCCTACGCCAAGGCGTTGGCATGGGCGCGGGGGATTCCGCTGGCCGGGGTGAACCATCTTCAAGGGCATGTGATGTCCGCCTTTATCGAAAAACCGGACACCCCTTTGCCGATGCTGGCCCTGCTTGTGTCCGGTGGTCACTCGGAGCTTTTCATGGTGGAAAGGCCCGGCGCCGTCCAACGGCTGGGCGGAACCCGGGACGATGCGGCGGGAGAAGTGTTCGACAAAGTGGCGCGGATGATGGACCTGGGATTCCCCGGCGGCCCGGCGGTGGAACGGATGGCCCGAGGGGGCGCGGCGAAATTCGATATACCCATAGCCCATCTGCACCACGGGGGCGAATTCGACTTTTCATTCTCCGGCCCGAAGACGGCGGTGAAGAACATCGTGAACAAATTTCAGGCCAAAGGAGAGCAAGTCCCGGCGGCGGACATATGCGCATCGTTCCAGAAATCGGTGGTGGAGGCGCTTGCCGCAAAGACAAAGCTTGCGGCCGAGCGCTTCAATCCCGGATCACTGGCCCTTGTGGGGGGGGTGGCGTGCAACGGCGCCTTGCGGGAACGTTTCACAAAACTAGGCGATTCGCTGGGATTGCCGGTGATAATCCCACCGCCGCATTTATGTTCCGACAACGCCGCCATGACGGCCGCCGCCGGGGCGGGGATGTACCTGGACGAACCGGCCAGCCCCGGATGGACGGACTATCTTGCCTTGGACGCGGACCCCGCCTGGCTGCCATAA
- a CDS encoding porin, with protein MLFQRANKLLGHMKPAAAFLALAFAITSTGRAEAISLDKVTLHGYFDLEYNHADKPEGIYATSATKTDNGAFDQHHFTLLPAMEVTPELRIKANIEFDHGADTEFGKGGVILEYGFGEYIFNDLFKVRGGKMLTPFGLYNEIHDASPAFIAASVPDVIYKSDKMGGHSIMPKWITGLAPLGAGMAGSSYEWDYVVYIGNGESLDTNESEFDSNPNKAVGGRIQFNAEDSAFQAGISAYYGDKAVSESKLSENHWAYVVSLNGNYGHFNAKGEYARSRQTAKDEVAWYVQMSYTYGRFTPYARAQSLDPNDSVSDDHWTTFLGGLNIKVNSNLFLKLEWDSHSRGASNMGVITPGNEDFNEFRSVATIFF; from the coding sequence ATGCTTTTTCAACGCGCAAACAAGCTCCTTGGCCACATGAAGCCGGCGGCGGCGTTCTTGGCCCTGGCCTTCGCCATAACCTCGACAGGCCGCGCCGAGGCCATCAGTTTGGACAAGGTCACGCTCCACGGATATTTCGACCTGGAGTATAACCATGCCGACAAGCCGGAGGGGATATACGCCACCTCCGCCACAAAGACCGACAACGGGGCCTTCGACCAGCACCATTTCACACTCCTGCCCGCCATGGAGGTCACCCCTGAACTGAGGATAAAGGCCAACATAGAGTTTGACCACGGCGCGGACACCGAGTTCGGCAAGGGGGGGGTGATACTCGAATACGGGTTCGGCGAATATATATTCAACGATCTTTTCAAGGTCCGCGGCGGGAAGATGCTCACCCCATTCGGGCTGTACAACGAGATCCACGACGCTTCCCCGGCGTTCATAGCGGCCTCCGTCCCGGACGTTATCTACAAGTCGGACAAGATGGGGGGGCACTCCATCATGCCCAAGTGGATCACCGGCCTTGCCCCGTTGGGCGCGGGCATGGCGGGGTCGTCCTACGAGTGGGACTATGTGGTCTATATCGGCAACGGCGAATCTCTGGACACCAACGAGTCCGAGTTCGATTCCAACCCGAACAAGGCGGTGGGGGGGCGGATACAATTCAACGCGGAGGACTCGGCCTTCCAGGCGGGGATTTCCGCCTATTACGGCGACAAGGCCGTCAGCGAATCGAAGCTGTCTGAAAATCATTGGGCGTATGTGGTCAGCCTCAACGGCAACTACGGCCACTTCAACGCCAAGGGGGAATACGCCAGGAGCCGCCAGACGGCCAAGGACGAGGTGGCGTGGTATGTCCAGATGTCATACACATACGGCCGGTTCACGCCGTATGCCCGCGCCCAGTCGCTAGACCCGAACGATTCGGTCTCCGACGACCACTGGACGACGTTTCTGGGGGGGCTGAACATAAAGGTCAACAGCAACCTTTTCCTCAAGCTGGAGTGGGACTCGCATAGCCGAGGCGCCAGCAACATGGGTGTGATAACCCCCGGAAACGAGGACTTCAACGAGTTCCGTTCCGTCGCCACCATATTTTTCTAG
- a CDS encoding FecR domain-containing protein has translation MKIICLGRLAFSASLAAVLLLAPLPAHAASTPIGATVTHVEGEATVVFVKDGSAAPVVLKMAVSAGDRVRTGKNGVVEVQFDNGDVIRVDKDTDMTVRSLHRNEKGSTFSIFNLIMGRVKSSVAKLASRESKFEYHTKAAIAGVGGSPPWVVTASMDATGKSKTEVDFLGKKGEMGQLYLQGFDSGLTRITLDPGFGTTVFQGRAPAIPQLIPQSRMQSLDKGMQFKTQRPAQQQPTQQPEGAPRGGTQQQDNSQNQEGSSGGGDQQGAGGSTGGASGGSIGDGAGGSTGGTTGGTAGDFTGGTTGGTTGEANGNMTGSSTGETVSFTGTSASGGGEIITPVTQNVTTNIVVNSLSSTVSTKITGVTGGTNQDGAVVDTSTINPQAQGTAGQTTTATSTAVQTVNTNVIGGFLAPPPPSPPPPPPPPPMDTTNIPPPITGTGGTGTGGIFPPGPPPATTGPVGTPVSISIPPIGTW, from the coding sequence ATGAAAATTATCTGCCTTGGCCGTCTGGCTTTTTCCGCGTCATTGGCGGCGGTCCTTTTGCTTGCGCCTTTGCCTGCGCATGCCGCAAGCACCCCCATCGGCGCCACGGTCACCCATGTGGAAGGAGAAGCCACCGTAGTGTTCGTCAAGGACGGCAGCGCGGCGCCCGTCGTTTTAAAGATGGCAGTGAGCGCGGGGGACAGGGTGCGCACCGGGAAAAACGGCGTGGTGGAAGTGCAGTTTGACAACGGCGACGTGATCCGGGTGGACAAGGACACGGACATGACGGTCCGTTCCCTTCACCGAAACGAAAAAGGCTCCACTTTCTCGATATTCAATTTGATCATGGGCCGGGTGAAATCATCGGTGGCCAAGCTTGCCAGCCGGGAGTCCAAGTTTGAATATCACACGAAGGCGGCCATAGCCGGGGTTGGCGGCTCTCCCCCATGGGTGGTCACAGCTTCCATGGACGCAACCGGCAAGTCGAAGACGGAGGTGGACTTCCTGGGCAAAAAAGGGGAGATGGGGCAGCTTTACCTTCAAGGCTTCGACTCCGGCTTGACACGAATTACGTTGGACCCCGGATTCGGCACGACAGTGTTCCAGGGGAGGGCTCCGGCCATACCGCAGCTTATTCCTCAATCCAGGATGCAATCGCTGGACAAGGGGATGCAGTTCAAGACCCAGAGACCAGCCCAACAACAGCCAACGCAGCAGCCGGAAGGGGCGCCCCGGGGCGGGACGCAGCAGCAGGACAATTCGCAGAACCAGGAAGGCTCATCCGGAGGGGGTGACCAGCAGGGCGCCGGCGGTTCTACCGGGGGCGCGTCCGGTGGCTCCATTGGTGATGGCGCCGGAGGATCCACTGGCGGGACGACTGGCGGAACAGCCGGAGATTTCACCGGGGGAACCACGGGTGGGACCACCGGTGAGGCTAATGGAAATATGACCGGAAGCTCCACCGGTGAGACCGTCTCTTTCACGGGGACATCGGCATCGGGCGGTGGGGAAATCATCACGCCGGTCACGCAAAATGTCACAACGAACATAGTGGTGAACAGCCTGAGCTCCACCGTGTCCACAAAGATAACAGGAGTGACAGGCGGGACAAACCAGGATGGCGCCGTGGTGGACACCTCGACTATCAATCCGCAGGCACAGGGGACTGCCGGACAGACCACCACCGCCACCTCCACCGCCGTGCAGACGGTGAACACCAACGTTATCGGCGGATTCCTGGCCCCGCCGCCACCGTCACCTCCACCCCCGCCGCCACCTCCACCGATGGACACAACAAACATACCGCCTCCCATAACGGGGACCGGCGGAACAGGGACAGGAGGGATTTTCCCGCCCGGCCCGCCCCCGGCCACAACCGGGCCTGTGGGGACTCCGGTGAGCATATCCATCCCCCCCATAGGGACATGGTGA
- a CDS encoding cupin domain-containing protein, with protein sequence MAIQNGDINASAEWKDDSVPKITLAKTDALTLDVYYFKPGQRLGYHRHPTGDQIFTVIEGEGTFYLDGNGEEKLAVKPGSTFLAPANVWHDLHNTGSKNLVAQQVTKQPAGMEKRG encoded by the coding sequence ATGGCAATTCAGAACGGAGACATCAACGCCAGCGCCGAATGGAAGGACGACAGCGTCCCCAAGATCACGCTCGCCAAGACCGACGCGTTGACCCTGGATGTTTATTATTTCAAGCCCGGCCAGCGGCTCGGCTATCACAGGCATCCCACCGGGGACCAGATATTCACAGTCATCGAAGGCGAAGGGACGTTCTATCTGGACGGCAATGGCGAGGAAAAGCTGGCGGTGAAGCCCGGCTCCACCTTCCTTGCCCCCGCCAACGTGTGGCATGACCTGCACAACACAGGCTCAAAGAACCTCGTCGCCCAGCAGGTGACAAAGCAGCCCGCCGGAATGGAAAAACGCGGCTGA
- a CDS encoding type II toxin-antitoxin system VapC family toxin has translation MIFDTDVLIWAFRGHKRAAVAIDRAKARHIAIVNYMELVQGAREKSEIRIIRSFLKDLGFDVLPLSENIGSRAVVYLEEYALKSGMRLADALIAATAVENQVPLCTANTKHFREISELELKSFRV, from the coding sequence ATGATATTTGACACAGACGTGCTCATCTGGGCCTTTCGCGGACACAAACGCGCGGCCGTGGCCATAGACAGGGCCAAGGCACGCCACATCGCCATCGTCAATTACATGGAGCTCGTCCAGGGGGCGAGGGAAAAAAGTGAAATACGCATCATCCGCTCATTTTTAAAGGACCTCGGCTTTGACGTCCTCCCATTGTCCGAAAACATAGGGAGCCGCGCCGTCGTTTATTTGGAAGAGTACGCCCTAAAGTCCGGAATGCGCCTGGCGGACGCCTTGATAGCGGCCACCGCCGTGGAAAATCAGGTTCCGCTTTGCACGGCCAACACAAAACACTTCCGCGAAATATCGGAACTGGAGTTGAAGAGTTTTAGGGTGTAG
- a CDS encoding type II toxin-antitoxin system prevent-host-death family antitoxin — protein MKLSFLALRKKPGKLLEAMERRESVTLSRRGKPIARVTPIESASGISASGHPAFGMWADHPEMADPTKKVREMRKGRFDDI, from the coding sequence TTGAAACTCTCTTTTCTGGCGTTGAGGAAAAAACCGGGCAAACTGCTGGAGGCGATGGAGCGCAGGGAAAGCGTCACCTTGTCCCGCCGTGGCAAGCCCATCGCCCGTGTCACGCCGATAGAAAGCGCCAGCGGCATCTCCGCCTCCGGCCATCCGGCTTTCGGCATGTGGGCAGATCATCCGGAAATGGCGGATCCCACCAAAAAAGTGAGGGAAATGCGCAAGGGGCGTTTTGATGATATTTGA
- a CDS encoding phosphoribosylanthranilate isomerase, producing the protein MKIKICGQTSVSGCDLSVKYGADYLGVVVNVPWSARSLTPAAAAPIFEKHRRRTFLLTYNAGADDEYYDIVKTLQPCALQLTGTEPWNVTRAIKHALGLPIFKSIHLPPAGEGEGDAGRIIGTMEEYARAGMVNGFILDTAAAGMFGGTGKRNDWEMAAKIIAESPQPVYLAGGINPDNVAEALKVPGIFGIDLASGVEEGKGIKSEAKLRALFEVIDMEVGGGR; encoded by the coding sequence GTGAAAATCAAAATCTGCGGCCAGACGTCGGTTTCCGGCTGCGACCTTTCGGTAAAATACGGCGCCGATTATCTTGGCGTGGTGGTCAACGTGCCGTGGTCGGCCCGGTCGCTGACGCCCGCGGCGGCGGCGCCGATATTCGAAAAGCACCGGCGCAGGACTTTCCTGCTCACATACAACGCCGGGGCGGACGACGAATATTACGATATCGTCAAAACTCTCCAGCCGTGCGCCCTGCAGCTTACCGGCACGGAGCCTTGGAACGTGACAAGGGCGATAAAACACGCTTTGGGGCTCCCTATATTCAAGTCCATCCATCTTCCCCCGGCGGGAGAGGGAGAGGGGGACGCCGGGAGGATCATCGGAACGATGGAGGAATATGCCCGGGCGGGGATGGTGAACGGATTCATTCTGGACACGGCGGCGGCCGGGATGTTCGGCGGCACAGGCAAACGCAACGATTGGGAGATGGCGGCGAAAATCATCGCCGAATCGCCCCAGCCGGTCTATCTTGCCGGAGGGATAAATCCGGACAACGTGGCCGAGGCGCTCAAAGTCCCCGGGATATTCGGGATAGACCTTGCATCCGGTGTGGAGGAGGGTAAAGGGATAAAATCAGAGGCCAAGCTTAGGGCGCTTTTTGAGGTGATAGACATGGAAGTTGGCGGAGGGCGTTAA
- a CDS encoding MFS transporter has translation MSFSKQSLPKTVIVLGLVSLFNDMASDMIAPLLPVFLTATLGAGPAALGLIEGVAEATASLLKMYSGRLADKGVGAKSLTLSGYIISNLSRPLLGAVASWPAALMLRFADRAGKGVRTAPRDAIISSSVDEKLRGKAFGLHRSMDHTGAMIGPLAASGLLYMGYGVREVFYISFIFGSMAVALVAFGVREPKQAPQPPVPPLTFKGLDPKLRGLIFAAGGLAFASAPEAFLVLWISATGVPLSLIPIVWAAAHMAKAAVAMPAGSLSDRVGRLPVASVFWFLRAAIVVVIPWFSGVYAAVGLFFVYSMAVAGSEGAERALIGDSAAQHAKGAAFGLFHMVIGVAALPGAVLFGAAWELLGPAAAFTLSAAIMTLSAVIMIRTAASS, from the coding sequence ATGAGCTTTTCAAAACAGTCACTTCCCAAGACCGTGATCGTTCTGGGGCTCGTGAGCCTGTTCAATGACATGGCAAGCGACATGATCGCCCCCCTTCTGCCGGTGTTCCTTACTGCAACACTAGGAGCAGGTCCGGCCGCCCTTGGGCTGATCGAGGGGGTGGCGGAGGCCACAGCGAGCCTGTTAAAGATGTATTCAGGACGACTTGCGGACAAAGGGGTGGGCGCCAAATCGCTCACACTGTCCGGATACATAATATCCAACCTTTCCAGGCCTCTTTTGGGCGCCGTGGCAAGCTGGCCCGCCGCTCTTATGTTGCGTTTTGCGGACAGAGCGGGCAAAGGTGTGCGTACTGCCCCCAGGGACGCGATAATTTCCTCCTCAGTTGACGAAAAACTGCGCGGCAAGGCCTTTGGGCTTCACCGGTCCATGGACCACACCGGCGCCATGATCGGCCCACTGGCCGCTTCCGGGCTCCTTTACATGGGCTATGGAGTGCGCGAAGTCTTCTACATCTCCTTTATCTTCGGATCTATGGCTGTGGCGCTGGTGGCCTTCGGCGTGCGGGAGCCGAAGCAGGCCCCGCAGCCGCCGGTTCCGCCGTTAACTTTCAAAGGGCTCGATCCAAAGCTTCGCGGATTGATTTTCGCGGCAGGTGGGCTTGCGTTTGCCTCGGCGCCGGAGGCTTTCCTGGTGCTTTGGATCAGCGCAACGGGAGTTCCGCTAAGCCTGATTCCCATCGTATGGGCCGCCGCGCATATGGCCAAGGCGGCGGTGGCGATGCCGGCGGGCAGTTTGTCGGACAGGGTTGGGCGGCTGCCGGTGGCGTCGGTATTCTGGTTTTTAAGGGCCGCCATTGTAGTGGTCATCCCCTGGTTTTCCGGTGTATACGCAGCTGTGGGGCTTTTCTTTGTCTATTCGATGGCCGTGGCGGGGTCTGAAGGGGCGGAAAGGGCGCTAATCGGCGATTCGGCGGCCCAACATGCCAAAGGGGCCGCTTTTGGACTGTTCCACATGGTCATCGGCGTCGCCGCCCTGCCGGGGGCGGTGTTGTTCGGGGCGGCATGGGAACTCTTAGGGCCGGCGGCGGCATTCACTTTATCGGCGGCGATAATGACGCTGTCCGCCGTTATTATGATCAGGACCGCAGCTTCTTCGTAA
- a CDS encoding HAMP domain-containing protein, with the protein MKTVSIKSRLWSGLGLFIFFYFAMWALSYYTSVKISDYLDLSKMETMKQAHLLRRVFSELHQKLDGAAQTRDPDLLAEAAAKKEEFSAVLNRLQALDGSHKDEYARLAKDFGRYYPNAWQTASLIISGEEIASGRVITHAREMNAVLPQLKTGMEGIVSKSDDVFAALLDKTTRVASLLVTQNFILFVSILMIAGIVFPMIIRSIILPIEKLVHATNELAKGDLDTQAEVVRMDEIGMLAMAFNRMTRSLKEETAAREKTNEELKKSLDIRKEMQKRIVEANRDLTAANARLMEADRLKSDFLASMSHELRTPLNAIINFTDQIIEDWELLEKDKGWSEEAKGMLQRVYKSSKHLLSLINDLLDLAKIESGHMPLDLSEADIKEIAADSIASVSPLAKAKGLDLKLAMADGLPLITLDERRMLQVFINLLSNAIKFTEKGYVEVSAGKDPQFPDGVVIKVTDTGIGIPQSYLEVIFDRFRQVDGGDARKHAGTGLGLNLVKELVELHRGWVKVESVEGKGSVFIVYLPFHQPVADQNRPE; encoded by the coding sequence ATGAAGACCGTCTCCATAAAATCGCGACTGTGGAGCGGCCTGGGCCTTTTCATTTTCTTCTACTTCGCCATGTGGGCGCTGTCCTACTACACCTCCGTAAAAATAAGCGATTACCTGGACCTTTCCAAAATGGAGACCATGAAGCAGGCGCATTTGCTCCGGCGGGTCTTCTCGGAACTGCACCAGAAGCTCGACGGGGCCGCACAGACCAGGGATCCGGACCTTCTGGCCGAGGCGGCGGCGAAGAAAGAGGAATTCTCGGCGGTATTGAACAGGCTCCAGGCCCTCGACGGCTCGCATAAGGATGAATATGCGAGGTTGGCGAAGGATTTCGGCAGGTATTACCCCAACGCATGGCAGACCGCCTCGCTTATCATAAGCGGGGAGGAGATAGCATCCGGGCGCGTTATCACGCATGCCCGCGAGATGAACGCCGTCCTGCCTCAGCTTAAAACAGGCATGGAGGGGATCGTGTCCAAAAGCGACGACGTGTTCGCCGCGCTACTGGACAAGACCACGCGCGTGGCCTCGCTTCTGGTGACGCAGAATTTCATCCTGTTCGTTTCAATCCTGATGATAGCGGGCATCGTGTTCCCCATGATCATCAGGTCCATCATCCTGCCGATAGAAAAGCTGGTCCACGCCACCAACGAGCTTGCCAAGGGGGACCTGGACACCCAGGCCGAAGTGGTGCGCATGGACGAGATAGGCATGCTGGCCATGGCGTTTAACAGGATGACAAGATCGTTAAAGGAAGAGACAGCCGCGCGGGAAAAGACCAACGAGGAGCTGAAAAAATCGCTGGACATCCGCAAGGAGATGCAGAAAAGGATAGTGGAGGCCAACCGGGACCTCACGGCGGCCAACGCACGGCTTATGGAGGCGGACAGGCTCAAGTCCGATTTCCTGGCCTCCATGTCCCACGAGTTGCGCACGCCGCTCAACGCCATCATAAACTTCACGGACCAGATAATCGAGGACTGGGAGCTTCTTGAGAAGGACAAGGGTTGGTCCGAAGAGGCGAAGGGGATGCTTCAGCGGGTGTACAAAAGCTCGAAGCACCTGCTTTCGTTGATAAACGACCTTCTGGACCTGGCCAAAATCGAGTCCGGGCACATGCCCCTGGATCTTTCGGAGGCGGACATAAAGGAAATAGCGGCCGATTCCATCGCTTCGGTGTCGCCGCTGGCCAAGGCCAAGGGGCTGGATTTGAAGCTTGCGATGGCCGATGGCCTGCCTCTTATCACGCTCGATGAGCGCAGGATGCTCCAGGTGTTCATAAACCTGCTTTCCAACGCCATAAAGTTCACGGAAAAAGGCTATGTTGAGGTGAGCGCCGGGAAAGACCCCCAATTCCCGGATGGAGTCGTGATAAAAGTGACCGATACAGGCATTGGCATCCCGCAAAGTTACCTGGAAGTGATCTTCGACAGGTTCCGGCAGGTGGATGGGGGAGACGCTCGTAAGCATGCCGGCACCGGACTTGGTCTAAATCTGGTAAAAGAGCTGGTCGAACTACATAGAGGATGGGTGAAGGTGGAAAGCGTCGAGGGGAAAGGGTCGGTCTTTATCGTTTACCTGCCGTTCCATCAACCTGTTGCGGATCAAAACAGACCTGAATGA
- the bioB gene encoding biotin synthase BioB, giving the protein MDLIRHCEAKASGNEPLTWDEAVSLMKLPAVHIYDLIASANRVRRQFKGNEISLCSIINARSGKCPEDCAFCSQSVHATSDAPVYGLVAKDAILDGARSAIAGGAHKYGIVTSGYGFNGGNGDADLDSIKSAIAGMKESVDIHRCASLGVITEQTARDLKTAGLEEYHHNLETARSFFPDICTTHDYEEDVDTVRAVKSAGLRACCGGIFGMGETEEQRVEMAFTLRELDVDSVPLNFLNPIKGTRLENATPLAPLEILKIIAVYRMILPAKDIKVAGGREKNLRDLQAMMFAAGANSTMVGNYLTTYGRPAEEDLRMIDDLGLTVVRPRRN; this is encoded by the coding sequence ATGGACCTTATCAGGCATTGCGAGGCCAAAGCGTCGGGGAACGAGCCTCTGACGTGGGACGAGGCGGTTTCGCTGATGAAGCTTCCCGCTGTGCATATATACGACCTGATCGCATCGGCCAACAGGGTGCGCCGCCAGTTCAAAGGGAACGAAATATCCCTCTGTTCCATCATCAACGCCCGCTCCGGCAAATGCCCGGAGGACTGCGCTTTCTGCTCCCAGTCGGTCCACGCCACTTCGGACGCGCCTGTTTACGGCCTTGTGGCCAAGGACGCGATTCTGGACGGAGCCAGGTCCGCCATCGCCGGGGGGGCGCACAAGTATGGCATCGTCACCAGCGGCTACGGCTTTAACGGCGGCAATGGGGACGCGGACCTTGATTCCATCAAAAGCGCCATCGCCGGGATGAAAGAAAGCGTGGACATTCACAGGTGCGCAAGCCTGGGGGTGATAACCGAGCAGACCGCGCGGGACCTGAAGACCGCCGGGCTGGAAGAGTATCACCATAACCTGGAGACCGCCCGCTCGTTTTTCCCGGACATCTGCACCACCCACGATTATGAAGAGGACGTGGACACCGTGCGCGCGGTGAAGTCGGCCGGGCTTCGCGCATGTTGCGGCGGGATATTCGGCATGGGGGAGACGGAGGAGCAACGGGTGGAAATGGCGTTCACGCTGCGGGAACTGGATGTGGACTCCGTGCCGCTTAATTTTTTGAATCCGATAAAGGGGACCAGGCTTGAGAACGCAACGCCCCTTGCGCCCCTTGAGATATTGAAGATCATCGCGGTGTACCGGATGATATTGCCGGCAAAGGACATCAAGGTGGCCGGCGGACGTGAGAAAAACCTGCGGGACCTGCAGGCGATGATGTTCGCCGCCGGGGCCAATTCCACCATGGTGGGCAATTACCTTACCACCTACGGCCGCCCGGCGGAGGAAGACCTGCGGATGATAGACGATCTGGGGCTCACCGTTGTCAGACCGCGGCGCAACTAA